The Larus michahellis chromosome 2, bLarMic1.1, whole genome shotgun sequence genome window below encodes:
- the TMEM200C gene encoding transmembrane protein 200C: MIATGGLLRISARKQDPLRPQSQVPKRKRKTKKKRKNDVVVVKGKLKLCSLSGLIALCGILVLLVGIALAVVGYWPKPNQVYREGSFSGGRQLAPQGGTPKNRSRTQEGAHAGIHPESSPRANTSTTATTQGSPQSPPTSSSPQASVGFLFRLFSSYLHSDKLKVLGPLIMGIGIFLFICANAVLHENRDKKTKIINLRDLYSTVIDAHSLRAKDGSTPASAPLNGFVNYVQSRGLDLKPGGEGLGAAAMLARSSWPPGLGVSLSPPDLASSPRRSSFCTPPQPPSLAEAVYSIYREHAALAGRTVTSPPCSPPESWGRRSTASSIVGSSLSTFTLLPLAPSSGGGAWRRPPGERGAREIPRGEFELSLTDLSSNRIEGGYGTRRHKLVLRRQSTSCLPDARCPLFPEPPRSPTVSGGLDSSLLVKASSSYSKSLDLGGSPPSTPPAITKMDSQSSQSEPSSSNKGYSHLEEAGTSLESVANTPASKIQDCEEEPPEKTDPLKATSREQTGEQSQQTQRQYTNKEKLFMISRSHAALGLEDGELESTGI, encoded by the coding sequence ATGATCGCCACTGGAGGCCTCCTGAGGATCTCGGCTAGGAAACAGGACCCCTTGCGACCCCAAAGCCAAGTCCCCAAACGCAAACGCAAGACCAAAAAGAAGCGCAAGAATGACGTGGTGGTGGTGAAAGGCAAGCTCAAGCTGTGCTCTCTCTCGGGGCTCATTGCCCTCTGTGGCATCCTGGTACTGCTGGTGGGCATTGCCTTGGCCGTGGTGGGCTACTGGCCAAAGCCCAACCAGGTGTACAGAGAAGGCAGCTTCAGTGGGGGCCGACAGCTGGCACCACAGGGTGGCACCCCCAAGAACCGCTCCCGGACCCAAGAAGGGGCACATGCAGGGATCCATCCAGAGTCATCCCCCAGAGCCAACACCTCCACCACTGCTACCACCCAGGGATCCCCACAGTCTCCCCCCACTTCCTCGTCCCCCCAGGCCTCAGTGGGTTTCCTTTTCCGTCTTTTCTCGAGCTACTTGCATTCAGACAAGCTGAAGGTGCTGGGCCCCCTCATCATGGGTATCGGcatcttcctcttcatctgcGCCAATGCGGTATTGCACGAGAACCGTGACAAGAAGACCAAGATCATCAACCTGCGTGACCTCTACTCCACCGTCATCGATGCCCACAGCCTGCGGGCCAAAGATGGCAGCACTCCGGCCTCAGCCCCTCTCAACGGCTTTGTCAACTATGTGCAGTCCCGGGGCCTGGACCTAAAGCCTGGTGGTGAAGGCTTGGGTGCTGCGGCCATGCTGGCCAGGAGCTCCTGGCCACCAGGACTGGGAGTGTCCCTTTCTCCACCAGACCTGGCGTCCTCGCCACGGCGTTCCTCTTTCTGCACCCCACCGCAGCCGCCCAGCCTGGCCGAGGCTGTGTACAGCATCTACCGGGAACATGCCGCCCTTGCTGGCCGCACCGTCACcagcccaccctgcagcccaccaGAGAGCTGGGGCCGGCGCAGCACAGCCAGCTCCATTGTCGGCTCTTCGCTCAGCACTTTCACCCTCCTGCCCTTGGCGCCAAGCAGTGGAGGGGGAGCCTGGCGGAGACCCCCTGGTGAGCGGGGAGCCCGGGAGATCCCACGGGGGGAGTTTGAACTCAGCCTGACCGACCTCAGCAGCAACCGCATCGAGGGAGGCTATGGGACGAGGAGGCACAAGCTGGTTCTCAGGCGGCAGAGCACCAGCTGTTTGCCCGATGCCAGGTGTCCCCTTTTCCCTGAGCCACCCCGGTCACCAACTGTCAGCGGGGGCCTGGACTCCAGCCTCTTGGTAAAGGCATCTTCTAGTTACTCCAAATCTCTGGACCTTGGGGGGTCACCACCCTCTACCCCCCCTGCCATCACCAAGATGGACTCCCAGAGTTCCCAGTCTGAGCCTTCCAGCAGCAATAAGGGCTACAGCCACCTGGAGGAGGCAGGCACCTCCTTGGAGTCAGTTGCCAACACCCCAGCCAGTAAAATCCAGGACTGTGAGGAGGAACCACCCGAGAAGACGGACCCTCTCAAGGCTACCAGCAGAGAACAAACAGGGGAGCAATCCCAGCAAACTCAAAGACAGTACACAAATAAAGAGAAACTCTTTATGATTTCTAGGTCGCATGCTGCATTAGGGCTGGAGGATGGGGAACTGGAGAGTACTGGCATCTAA